One region of Chlorogloeopsis sp. ULAP01 genomic DNA includes:
- a CDS encoding TonB-dependent siderophore receptor: protein MGQKSHVLFAVGAIAILTIQPAQADSNSSRIQDIIHPQRSAALLAQDPGVTVVQVTGVKANATDKGVDVVLQTTLGQQLQVVNRSAGNSFIVDIPNAQLRNKSGDAFTFRSEKPVEGITQITATNLDANTIRVTVTGEAGLPIVELFDSPDEGLIFGVASVASSTPLQQQPQTSQTPEQEQPTSETQPEQEASAEDDEPIELVVTGEQDRYRVRDSSTATKIDTPLRDIPQSIQVIPQQVIRDQNITQLQDAIRNVPGVNVFTPPSFPTANVSIRGFTVGAFSGNYLRDGLREPSQTTFDFSNIERVEVLKGPASVLFGRGLPGGTVNLITKQPLSDPFYTVDATIGSYDFYRSAVDLSGLLNDSGSVLYRLNAAYKNVGSFVDFLENKYLLVAPVVSLAIGEKTKLTLEGEYIDSTTNSTNLGIPADGTVLPNPNGKIPRNRNINEPSAFNELTLGRVGYRFEHQFSDNWSLQNAFRAVFERTEQELYLPTSLASNNQIVNRLAIKDRRLESDSYDLAADLVGKFSTGSIEHQLLIGTTLSFDRTTDRSFRGTAAPLDLFNPVYNSTVGSLSRASDAIKTDSLGIYIQDQIKLVENLKVLLGVRFDTFKQTTENLVANTELEQSDNAFSPRFGIVYQPITPISLYASYTRSFSPVTGIAFGGNSFQPERGTQYEVGVKADLNNQLSATLAFYDIIRSNVTTADNRPGVPPGFSIQTGEQRSRGIELSLAGEILPGWGIFAGYAYNDARITKDNTFAVDNRVNNAPEHTFNLWTTYEIQQGSLQGFGVGAGFFFVGDRQGDLGNTFTVPSYFRTDAALFYRRDRFRAQINFRNIFDVDYFESAANRARLFAGEPFTVQGTISWEF from the coding sequence ATGGGTCAAAAATCTCACGTTCTTTTCGCTGTAGGTGCGATCGCAATTCTAACAATTCAACCTGCTCAAGCAGATTCAAATAGTTCTCGCATTCAAGATATTATTCATCCTCAAAGAAGTGCTGCACTACTGGCTCAAGACCCTGGTGTAACGGTAGTACAGGTGACGGGAGTTAAAGCCAATGCCACCGACAAAGGTGTGGACGTGGTTTTACAAACAACTCTTGGACAACAGTTGCAAGTGGTGAATCGCAGTGCTGGCAATAGCTTTATTGTTGACATTCCCAATGCACAATTGCGTAACAAGAGTGGTGATGCATTTACATTCCGTTCGGAAAAACCAGTTGAGGGTATTACCCAGATAACGGCGACTAATCTAGATGCCAATACTATCCGGGTGACAGTAACGGGTGAAGCGGGTCTACCAATCGTAGAGTTGTTTGACAGTCCAGACGAGGGTCTAATCTTTGGGGTGGCGAGTGTAGCTTCTTCCACACCACTACAGCAGCAACCTCAAACGTCACAAACCCCAGAACAAGAGCAGCCAACTAGTGAAACCCAACCGGAGCAAGAAGCATCAGCAGAAGATGATGAGCCAATTGAGTTGGTGGTGACAGGAGAACAAGATAGGTACCGCGTAAGAGATTCCTCAACAGCTACTAAAATCGACACCCCTTTGCGTGACATTCCTCAGTCAATTCAGGTGATACCTCAACAAGTAATCCGCGATCAAAATATCACCCAACTGCAAGATGCCATTAGAAATGTTCCCGGTGTGAACGTGTTTACTCCTCCATCCTTTCCAACCGCTAATGTGTCCATCCGGGGCTTCACTGTTGGTGCTTTCTCCGGAAATTATCTTAGGGATGGTTTGAGAGAACCTTCACAAACCACATTTGACTTCTCCAATATTGAGCGAGTGGAAGTCCTCAAAGGCCCGGCTTCAGTTCTATTTGGTCGAGGACTTCCTGGTGGCACAGTCAACTTGATTACCAAACAGCCCCTAAGCGACCCCTTTTATACTGTTGATGCCACGATTGGCAGCTATGACTTCTACCGTAGCGCAGTCGATCTGTCTGGGCTATTGAATGACTCTGGAAGCGTTTTGTATCGACTAAACGCTGCTTACAAAAATGTAGGCAGTTTTGTAGATTTTCTCGAAAACAAATATCTACTCGTTGCTCCCGTTGTGAGTTTGGCAATCGGCGAGAAGACAAAGTTGACTCTGGAAGGAGAGTACATCGATTCTACGACTAACTCAACTAACTTGGGTATTCCAGCCGATGGTACTGTGCTTCCTAATCCGAATGGGAAAATACCGCGCAACCGCAATATCAATGAACCTTCCGCTTTCAATGAGCTAACACTTGGTAGAGTTGGATACAGATTTGAGCATCAATTTAGTGACAACTGGTCATTACAAAACGCCTTTCGAGCAGTGTTTGAGCGTACTGAACAAGAACTCTATCTCCCCACTAGCCTCGCGTCCAATAATCAAATCGTCAATCGTCTAGCCATTAAAGACCGAAGATTGGAGTCCGATTCTTATGACTTGGCTGCTGATTTGGTTGGTAAATTTTCAACTGGCTCAATTGAACATCAGTTACTAATCGGCACTACCCTCAGTTTTGACAGAACGACAGACCGAAGTTTTCGGGGTACTGCTGCGCCACTCGATCTGTTTAATCCTGTATATAACAGCACGGTTGGTTCTCTGAGTAGGGCAAGTGATGCCATTAAAACAGATTCACTGGGTATCTATATACAAGATCAAATCAAGCTGGTGGAAAATCTCAAAGTGCTGTTGGGTGTTCGGTTTGATACCTTTAAACAAACTACAGAGAATCTTGTCGCTAATACAGAACTAGAACAATCTGATAATGCCTTCAGTCCCCGTTTTGGTATTGTCTATCAACCTATTACGCCAATTTCGCTTTATGCCAGCTATACTCGCTCGTTCAGTCCAGTGACAGGAATTGCTTTCGGTGGCAACTCATTTCAACCAGAACGCGGCACGCAGTATGAAGTCGGAGTTAAAGCAGATTTAAATAATCAGCTATCTGCAACTCTTGCCTTCTACGACATCATTCGCTCCAATGTCACAACGGCTGACAATAGACCAGGCGTACCACCAGGCTTTTCCATCCAAACGGGCGAACAACGCAGCCGAGGCATTGAACTGAGTCTGGCAGGCGAAATCTTACCGGGATGGGGCATCTTTGCGGGCTATGCTTATAATGATGCTCGTATTACTAAAGACAACACGTTTGCGGTAGATAACCGGGTGAATAACGCGCCAGAACATACCTTTAACCTGTGGACAACCTACGAAATTCAGCAAGGTTCATTGCAAGGCTTTGGGGTTGGTGCGGGATTCTTTTTTGTGGGCGATCGCCAGGGAGATTTAGGCAACACATTTACTGTGCCGAGCTATTTTCGTACGGATGCTGCTCTGTTCTACAGGCGAGATAGATTCCGAGCGCAGATCAATTTCAGAAATATATTTGACGTGGACTATTTTGAGTCTGCCGCAAATAGGGCGCGGCTTTTTGCGGGCGAACCGTTCACGGTACAGGGAACAATTTCGTGGGAGTTTTAG
- a CDS encoding glycosyltransferase, with amino-acid sequence MAQELPLFSIIIPTYNRPERLATCLESLVRLESPRNGFEVIVVDDGSKVALEPVAARFQAQLNLKLLKQVNAGPAKARNTGAVQAQGKFLAFTDDDCMPAPDWLTNLAARFAMAEDSMIGGQTLNALPENLYSTASQVLIDYLYKYYNTSSHPVSFFASNNLALPAVLFHALGGFDTTFPLAAGEDREFCDRWLHHGYQMIYAPEVHVYHAHKLTLSTFWRQHFNYGRGAFCFHTRRSQRTEGRIKVEPLKFYFNLLAHPLLQKSSQPGILVSVLFVVSQVANVAGFFWERLTQPTQQFN; translated from the coding sequence ATGGCACAAGAACTACCCCTGTTTTCAATTATTATCCCCACCTACAATCGCCCAGAGCGACTTGCCACCTGTCTTGAGTCTCTAGTACGCTTGGAATCTCCCCGTAATGGCTTTGAGGTAATTGTAGTTGATGATGGTAGTAAAGTAGCTCTGGAACCTGTAGCTGCTCGTTTCCAAGCACAGCTGAATCTAAAGTTACTAAAGCAAGTTAATGCTGGTCCAGCAAAAGCACGTAATACAGGTGCAGTACAAGCACAAGGTAAATTCTTAGCTTTCACTGACGACGACTGTATGCCTGCACCTGATTGGTTGACAAATTTAGCTGCTCGTTTTGCTATGGCAGAAGATAGCATGATTGGCGGTCAGACTCTCAACGCCCTCCCCGAAAATCTCTATTCCACCGCCAGCCAGGTACTTATTGATTATCTTTATAAATACTACAACACTAGCTCTCATCCGGTCAGCTTCTTTGCCTCCAACAACCTAGCATTGCCAGCAGTTCTCTTCCACGCTCTGGGCGGCTTTGACACTACCTTTCCTTTAGCTGCAGGAGAAGATCGGGAATTTTGCGATCGCTGGTTGCATCACGGTTATCAGATGATTTACGCCCCAGAAGTTCATGTCTATCATGCCCATAAGCTCACACTATCTACATTCTGGCGTCAGCATTTTAACTATGGTCGTGGTGCTTTCTGTTTTCACACTCGCAGATCTCAACGTACCGAAGGACGTATTAAAGTTGAACCATTAAAATTCTATTTTAATTTGTTGGCTCATCCCTTGTTGCAAAAATCAAGCCAGCCAGGAATCTTAGTTTCAGTATTATTTGTAGTATCCCAGGTGGCAAATGTAGCAGGTTTTTTCTGGGAACGATTGACTCAGCCTACACAGCAGTTCAATTGA
- a CDS encoding DUF1517 domain-containing protein: protein MRDSFNRMIGKTRYVVCRIMLHLSGSEVAPILGVLNRAAREAIDAEGDMEVLGEGLVELCETLMRYEEDWLSAANEGDVFWSEGEAGDYVNELFTDSAQRYGTELDFHSTSDFDESFSVPVTRNVIVMITVAFEGEVPELETDLANITALKEGLKALISLHYKHKLRAIQVHFSPAQLGDELSNDQLLQHYPELIPL from the coding sequence ATGCGTGATTCCTTTAATCGAATGATAGGTAAGACTCGCTATGTGGTTTGTCGGATCATGCTGCATTTAAGTGGATCTGAGGTAGCGCCAATTTTGGGAGTATTAAATCGTGCCGCACGGGAAGCGATCGACGCCGAAGGCGACATGGAAGTTTTAGGAGAAGGATTAGTAGAACTATGCGAAACTTTAATGCGGTACGAAGAAGACTGGCTTTCTGCTGCGAATGAAGGAGATGTATTTTGGAGCGAAGGTGAAGCCGGTGACTATGTCAATGAATTATTTACTGATTCTGCTCAAAGATATGGCACCGAACTCGATTTTCATTCCACCTCTGATTTTGATGAATCTTTTTCTGTACCTGTAACGCGCAATGTCATTGTCATGATTACGGTGGCTTTTGAGGGAGAAGTACCAGAATTAGAAACTGACTTAGCCAATATTACCGCGCTTAAGGAAGGCTTGAAAGCACTAATCAGTTTACATTATAAACATAAACTGCGGGCTATTCAGGTGCATTTCTCACCAGCGCAGTTGGGTGATGAACTCTCCAATGATCAACTTTTGCAACACTATCCAGAGTTGATTCCCCTGTAA
- the aroF gene encoding 3-deoxy-7-phosphoheptulonate synthase, which translates to MIVVMKVGSPEAEINRVSEELNTWGLTPEKIVGKHKVVIGLVGETADLDPLQIQEVSPWIEQVLRVEQPYKRASRQYRHGEASEVVVNTPDGSVVIGEYHPLVVVAGPCSVENEEMIVETAQRVKAAGAKFLRGGAYKPRTSPYAFQGHGESALGLLAAAREASGLGIITEVMDTADLDKIVEVADVIQVGARNMQNFSLLKKVGAQPKPVLLKRGMSATIEEWLMAAEYILAAGNPNVILCERGIRNFDRQYTRNTLDISVVPVLRNLTHLPIMIDPSHGTGWAAYVPSMSMASIAAGCDSLMIEVHPNPKKALSDGPQSLTPEAFDQLMQELAVIGKAVGRWPQPAVALA; encoded by the coding sequence ATGATTGTAGTTATGAAGGTTGGTTCTCCTGAAGCGGAAATCAACCGCGTCAGCGAGGAACTTAACACCTGGGGGCTAACACCAGAAAAAATTGTTGGTAAGCACAAAGTAGTAATTGGTTTGGTGGGCGAAACTGCCGACTTAGATCCGCTACAAATTCAGGAAGTTAGCCCCTGGATTGAGCAAGTACTACGGGTAGAACAGCCTTACAAACGAGCTAGCCGTCAATACCGCCACGGAGAAGCTTCTGAGGTAGTAGTGAATACCCCCGACGGGTCTGTAGTTATTGGTGAATACCATCCATTGGTAGTAGTTGCCGGGCCTTGTTCCGTCGAAAATGAGGAAATGATTGTTGAGACAGCGCAGCGCGTTAAGGCAGCCGGAGCCAAGTTTTTAAGGGGCGGTGCATACAAACCTCGGACTTCGCCTTATGCATTCCAAGGACATGGCGAGAGTGCTTTAGGATTACTAGCAGCAGCGCGAGAAGCTAGTGGACTGGGGATTATTACAGAAGTAATGGACACCGCCGACTTAGACAAAATCGTGGAAGTTGCCGATGTCATTCAGGTAGGCGCAAGAAATATGCAAAATTTCTCCCTACTAAAGAAAGTGGGGGCGCAACCAAAACCAGTTCTTCTCAAGCGAGGAATGTCAGCAACAATTGAAGAATGGTTAATGGCTGCCGAATATATCCTAGCAGCGGGAAATCCGAATGTGATTTTGTGCGAACGGGGAATTCGCAATTTTGATCGCCAGTACACCCGCAATACCTTGGATATATCTGTAGTACCAGTACTGCGAAACTTAACTCACCTGCCGATTATGATTGATCCCAGCCATGGTACTGGTTGGGCTGCTTATGTACCTTCTATGTCTATGGCATCGATCGCCGCCGGATGTGATTCTCTAATGATTGAGGTTCACCCTAATCCCAAGAAAGCTTTATCAGACGGTCCTCAATCTCTAACACCAGAAGCATTTGATCAATTAATGCAAGAACTAGCAGTGATTGGTAAAGCTGTTGGACGCTGGCCACAACCTGCTGTGGCTTTAGCATAG
- the rpsO gene encoding 30S ribosomal protein S15 — MALTQQRKQEIISQYQVHETDTGSADVQIAMLTERINRLSEHLQANKKDFSSRRGLLKLIGQRKRLLSYIQKENREHYQALIARLGIRG, encoded by the coding sequence ATGGCTCTAACGCAACAGCGCAAACAGGAGATAATTTCTCAATACCAAGTCCACGAAACCGATACTGGCTCTGCTGATGTTCAAATAGCTATGTTGACAGAGCGGATTAACCGCCTCAGCGAACATCTCCAAGCCAACAAAAAAGATTTTTCTTCTCGTCGGGGATTGTTGAAGCTGATCGGTCAGCGCAAACGTCTTCTATCCTATATTCAGAAGGAAAACCGGGAACACTATCAAGCTTTGATTGCTCGTCTCGGTATACGTGGTTAA
- a CDS encoding PAM68 family protein produces MSAETEGNRLPFEPKKKRQKPAKAPSNSTAVKQESGNKEKKKPKYTKEETAIPQVVSQRMIRRVASFCGVPTALGIASLICSYLLLIYAGIKLPAVAVLLVNMGFFGLGVLGITYGVLSASWDEDRVGTLLGWSEFTTNWGRMLAAWRETRQKNI; encoded by the coding sequence ATGTCTGCTGAAACTGAAGGTAATCGCTTGCCCTTTGAACCGAAGAAAAAGCGCCAAAAACCTGCCAAAGCTCCAAGTAACTCGACTGCTGTTAAGCAAGAATCTGGAAATAAAGAAAAGAAGAAACCAAAGTATACCAAAGAAGAAACTGCAATTCCTCAGGTAGTTAGCCAACGAATGATACGTCGCGTTGCTAGCTTCTGTGGAGTACCAACAGCTTTGGGTATTGCTTCTCTAATATGCAGTTATCTGCTACTAATCTACGCCGGAATTAAACTACCTGCTGTTGCCGTATTGCTCGTAAACATGGGCTTTTTTGGTTTGGGGGTATTAGGAATCACTTACGGTGTCCTCTCTGCTTCTTGGGATGAAGACAGAGTGGGTACTCTGTTGGGATGGAGTGAGTTTACCACCAATTGGGGGCGGATGCTCGCAGCTTGGCGTGAAACTCGGCAAAAGAACATATGA
- a CDS encoding AraC family transcriptional regulator has protein sequence MAKVYTSVQWEEMWKEGVHTGEITYDYDDVECVSIWQHPLKKGLFSETSLCPGLRIEIFNFENPEIHGCDSVDSNYRTVSLVFRSSGIWREQIFGVNEDACEQPGESYLFSFETGTREIEKFMAGRDINIRIRLEPQLLRLLSKGQEAYLPNLLKPFLETDKPPSFYQSLGKMTPAMQVALQQILQCPFQGIMRRTYLEAKTLELITLQFAQLFQDGTPYKQSVNLKKGDIERIYQARDILLQDITNPPSLIELARQVHLNDRKLKRGFHQLFGTTVFGYLHEHRLEKASQLLLEGRMNVAEVSYAVGFANRSYFAVAFRKKFGINPSDYQTMCQKKSA, from the coding sequence ATGGCAAAAGTTTATACAAGTGTCCAGTGGGAGGAAATGTGGAAAGAGGGTGTACACACTGGAGAAATTACCTATGATTATGACGATGTTGAATGCGTTTCGATCTGGCAGCATCCACTTAAAAAAGGTCTATTTAGTGAGACTTCACTGTGTCCGGGACTCCGAATAGAAATTTTTAATTTTGAGAATCCAGAGATTCATGGTTGTGATTCGGTCGATAGCAATTATCGCACTGTGTCGTTGGTTTTTCGGAGTTCAGGGATATGGAGAGAGCAAATCTTTGGTGTGAATGAAGATGCTTGCGAACAACCTGGAGAAAGTTATTTATTTTCTTTTGAAACAGGAACACGAGAAATTGAAAAATTTATGGCGGGAAGAGATATCAATATCAGAATCCGCCTGGAACCGCAGCTGTTGAGATTATTGAGTAAGGGTCAGGAAGCATATTTACCGAACCTACTCAAACCATTCTTGGAAACTGACAAACCGCCTTCATTTTATCAATCACTTGGCAAAATGACCCCGGCAATGCAAGTAGCATTACAGCAAATACTTCAGTGTCCGTTTCAAGGAATCATGCGACGCACCTATTTAGAAGCTAAAACACTGGAATTAATCACCTTACAGTTCGCTCAACTGTTTCAGGATGGTACACCTTACAAGCAGTCGGTTAACCTAAAGAAGGGCGATATTGAGCGCATCTATCAAGCGAGAGATATTTTACTCCAAGATATTACTAATCCACCTTCATTAATTGAATTAGCACGACAAGTACATTTAAACGATCGCAAACTCAAACGAGGATTTCATCAACTCTTCGGTACGACAGTGTTTGGATATCTGCATGAGCATCGTTTAGAGAAAGCTTCTCAACTACTTCTGGAAGGTCGAATGAATGTAGCCGAGGTATCTTACGCAGTAGGATTTGCCAATAGAAGCTACTTTGCGGTTGCATTCCGCAAGAAGTTTGGCATAAATCCCAGCGACTATCAAACAATGTGCCAAAAAAAGTCCGCCTAG
- the lepB gene encoding signal peptidase I — protein MQNQVSDNNSSQKPDNSWIAELGRTIVLSIVLALGIRTFVAEARWIPSGSMEPTLHGSPNQWEADKIIVDKLSYKFSNPQRGDIVVFSPTKELQEEQYQDAFIKRIVGLPGERIEIRNGKVYINNQPLQENQYLGSSQRTVTDVCTSGPQPPFLSKPVTIPPDSYLVLGDNRGSSYDSRCWGVVPRENIIGRAVLRFWPLNHIGGIDKSPLYTQEN, from the coding sequence ATGCAAAATCAAGTGTCTGATAACAACTCTAGCCAAAAACCTGATAACTCCTGGATTGCAGAACTAGGTAGAACAATTGTATTAAGCATTGTACTCGCTTTGGGTATTCGTACTTTTGTCGCCGAAGCTCGTTGGATTCCTTCTGGTTCAATGGAGCCAACACTACACGGCTCACCTAACCAGTGGGAGGCTGACAAAATTATTGTCGATAAGTTGAGCTACAAATTTTCTAATCCCCAAAGAGGAGATATTGTAGTTTTTTCTCCTACAAAAGAACTACAAGAAGAACAATATCAAGATGCTTTTATTAAACGTATTGTTGGTTTGCCAGGAGAAAGGATAGAAATCAGGAATGGTAAAGTTTATATTAACAATCAACCCTTGCAAGAAAACCAATATCTGGGTTCCTCACAACGTACAGTAACTGATGTTTGTACCTCAGGGCCACAACCACCCTTTTTATCTAAACCTGTAACTATACCCCCTGATTCCTACTTAGTATTAGGTGATAACCGTGGTAGCAGTTACGATAGCCGCTGTTGGGGTGTTGTTCCACGTGAGAACATTATCGGTCGTGCCGTCCTCCGCTTTTGGCCGCTAAATCATATCGGTGGAATAGATAAATCACCACTGTATACACAGGAAAATTAA
- a CDS encoding dihydroorotase: protein MSSSTSLLIRRAQIVLTNGDLITGDVLTRDRLIVEVAPEISTATPNREIDAQGLTLLPGVIDPQVHFREPGLEHKEDLFTATCACAKGGVTSFLEMPNTRPLTSNQQALDDKLQRAQNKCLVNYGFFIGATGENLPDLLAANPTPGIKIFMGSMHGPLLVDSEEKLEAIFAQGNRLIAVHAEDQARINQRRQEFAGIHDVAVHSQIQDNQAALLATKQALKLSQKYQRRLHILHMSTAEEADLLRQQKPSWVTAEVTPQHLLLNTSAYEKIGSLAQMNPPLRSPHDNEVLWQALHDGVIDFIATDHAPHTLEEKTQPYPNSPSGMPGVETSLPLMLTAAMQGRCSVAQVVKWMSTTVAQAYGIPNKGAIASGYDADLVLVDLNTYRPVVREELLTKCGWSPFEGWDLTGWPVYTIVGGQIVYEKGNLNTHVRGQALTFN from the coding sequence ATGTCATCTTCCACCAGTTTGCTAATTCGCCGTGCTCAGATTGTTTTAACAAATGGAGATTTAATAACAGGGGATGTGCTAACGCGCGATCGCCTCATTGTCGAAGTTGCACCCGAAATCTCCACAGCAACGCCCAATAGAGAAATTGACGCACAAGGATTAACTTTGTTGCCGGGAGTTATCGACCCACAGGTGCATTTCCGAGAACCAGGATTAGAGCATAAAGAAGACTTATTTACTGCTACTTGTGCCTGTGCCAAAGGAGGAGTGACTTCTTTTCTGGAAATGCCAAATACACGTCCTCTTACTAGCAATCAGCAAGCTCTTGATGATAAGTTGCAGCGTGCTCAAAATAAATGCCTTGTCAATTATGGCTTTTTTATTGGGGCAACAGGGGAGAATCTGCCAGATTTACTAGCAGCTAATCCGACTCCTGGGATTAAAATTTTTATGGGGTCGATGCATGGCCCGTTGCTCGTCGATAGCGAAGAAAAACTAGAGGCAATATTTGCTCAGGGCAATCGTTTAATTGCCGTTCATGCCGAAGATCAAGCGAGAATAAATCAACGGCGACAGGAATTTGCTGGTATCCATGATGTCGCAGTTCATTCCCAAATCCAAGATAATCAAGCAGCACTGTTAGCGACTAAACAAGCATTAAAGCTTTCACAAAAATACCAGCGCCGTCTGCACATTTTACATATGTCTACAGCAGAGGAAGCTGATTTACTACGTCAACAAAAACCTAGTTGGGTAACAGCAGAGGTAACACCCCAGCATTTGCTTTTAAATACCAGTGCCTATGAAAAGATTGGCTCCTTAGCACAAATGAATCCGCCTTTGCGATCGCCCCACGATAACGAAGTCCTTTGGCAAGCTCTGCATGATGGAGTAATAGATTTTATTGCCACGGATCATGCACCCCATACACTAGAAGAAAAAACACAACCTTACCCCAATAGTCCTTCAGGAATGCCTGGGGTGGAAACTTCACTTCCACTAATGTTGACGGCGGCAATGCAAGGGCGATGTAGTGTTGCCCAAGTTGTGAAATGGATGTCAACTACGGTAGCTCAAGCTTATGGCATTCCCAACAAGGGGGCGATCGCTTCCGGTTATGATGCGGATTTAGTGCTTGTAGATTTGAATACTTACCGTCCTGTTGTACGCGAAGAACTTTTGACTAAGTGTGGTTGGAGTCCTTTTGAAGGTTGGGATCTGACTGGTTGGCCTGTTTATACCATTGTAGGCGGACAGATTGTTTATGAAAAAGGCAATTTAAATACACACGTGCGTGGACAAGCTTTAACTTTTAATTAA